A genomic segment from Perognathus longimembris pacificus isolate PPM17 chromosome 15, ASM2315922v1, whole genome shotgun sequence encodes:
- the Tubb6 gene encoding tubulin beta-6 chain: protein MREIVHIQAGQCGNQIGTKFWEVISDEHGIDPAGGYVGDSALQLERISVYYNESSSQKYVPRAALVDLEPGTMDSVRSGPFGQLFRPDNFIFGQTGAGNNWAKGHYTEGAELVEAVLDVVRRECEHCECLQGFQLTHSLGGGTGSGLGTLLLSKVREEFPDRIMNTFSVMPSPKVSDTVVEPYNATLSVHQLVENTDETYCIDNEALYDICFRTLKLATPTYGDLNHLVSATMSGVTTSLRFPGQLNADLRKLAVNMVPFPRLHFFMPGFAPLTARGSQQYRALTVPELTQQMFDARNMMAACDPRHGRYLTVAAVFRGAMSMKEVDEQMLAVQNKNSSYFVEWIPNNVKVAVCDVPPRGLKMAATFIGNSTAIQELFRRISEQFSAMFRRKAFLHWFTGEGMDEMEFTEAESNMNDLVSEYQQYQDAAAHDGEDEAFDDDGDGDDDEAGE, encoded by the exons ATGAGGGAGATCGTGCACATCCAGGCGGGCCAGTGCGGGAACCAGATCGGCACCAAG TTCTGGGAAGTGATCAGCGATGAGCACGGCATCGACCCGGCCGGGGGCTACGTGGGCGACTCGGCGCTGCAGCTGGAGAGGATCAGCGTCTACTACAACGAGTCATCCT CTCAGAAATACGTGCCCAGGGCTGCCCTGGTGGACTTGGAGCCAGGCACCATGGACAGCGTGAGGTCTGGGCCTTTCGGGCAGCTCTTCCGGCCTGACAACTTCATTTTCG GGCAGACGGGCGCCGGGAACAACTGGGCCAAGGGCCACTACACGGAGGGCGCGGAGCTGGTGGAGGCGGTGCTGGACGTGGTGCGGCGGGAGTGCGAGCACTGCGAGTGCCTGCAGGGCTTCCAGCTGACGCACTCGCTGGGCGGCGGCACGGGCTCGGGGCTGGGCACGCTGCTGCTGAGCAAGGTGCGCGAGGAGTTCCCGGACCGCATCATGAACACCTTCAGCGTGATGCCGTCGCCCAAGGTGTCGGACACGGTGGTGGAGCCGTACAACGCGACGCTGTCGGTGCACCAGCTGGTGGAGAACACGGACGAGACGTACTGCATCGACAACGAGGCGCTGTACGACATCTGCTTCCGCACGCTCAAGCTGGCCACGCCCACCTACGGCGACCTCAACCACCTGGTGTCGGCCACCATGAGCGGCGTCACCACGTCGCTGCGCTTCCCGGGCCAGCTCAACGCCGACCTGCGCAAGCTGGCCGTCAACATGGTGCCCTTCCCGCGCCTGCACTTCTTCATGCCGGGCTTCGCGCCGCTCACGGCGCGCGGCAGCCAGCAGTACCGCGCGCTCACCGTGCCCGAGCTCACGCAGCAGATGTTCGACGCGCGCAACATGATGGCCGCCTGCGACCCGCGCCACGGCCGCTACCTCACCGTGGCCGCCGTGTTCCGCGGCGCCATGTCCATGAAGGAGGTGGACGAGCAGATGCTGGCCGTGCAGAACAAGAACAGCAGCTACTTCGTCGAGTGGATCCCCAACAACGTCAAGGTGGCCGTGTGCGACGTGCCCCCGCGCGGCCTCAAGATGGCCGCCACCTTCATCGGCAACAGCACGGCCATCCAGGAGCTCTTCCGGCGCATCTCGGAGCAGTTCTCCGCCATGTTCCGCCGCAAGGCCTTCCTGCACTGGTTCACGGGCGAGGGCATGGATGAGATGGAGTTCACCGAGGCCGAGAGCAACATGAACGACCTGGTGTCCGAGTACCAGCAGTACCAGGACGCCGCCGCCCACGACGGGGAGGACGAGGCCTTCGACGACGATGGCGACGGCGACGACGACGAGGCGGGCGAGTAG